In one Pseudomonas sp. Bout1 genomic region, the following are encoded:
- a CDS encoding sarcosine oxidase subunit gamma: MTAANVYQQRPTSGAKAESSLHHADLASLVGKGRKNAGVTVREKKLLGHLTIRGDGHDAAFAAGVHKALGIELPGTLAVIVKGENSLQWLGPDEWLLVVPSGEEFAAEKSLREALGELHIQIVNVSGGQQILELSGPNVRDVLMKSTSYDVHPDSFPVGKAIGTVFAKSQLVIRHTAQDTWELVIRRSFSDYWWLWLQDAAAEYGLAVEA; the protein is encoded by the coding sequence ATGACCGCAGCCAATGTTTACCAACAACGCCCCACCTCCGGCGCCAAGGCCGAGTCGTCGCTGCACCATGCCGACCTCGCCAGCCTGGTTGGCAAGGGCCGCAAGAACGCCGGCGTGACCGTGCGCGAAAAGAAACTGCTGGGCCATCTGACCATTCGTGGTGATGGTCATGACGCTGCCTTCGCCGCCGGCGTGCACAAGGCCTTGGGCATCGAATTGCCCGGCACCCTGGCCGTTATCGTCAAGGGTGAAAACAGCCTGCAATGGCTGGGCCCGGATGAGTGGTTGCTGGTAGTGCCGAGCGGTGAAGAATTCGCCGCCGAGAAAAGCCTGCGCGAGGCGCTGGGCGAGTTGCATATCCAGATCGTCAACGTCAGCGGCGGCCAGCAGATTCTCGAACTCAGCGGCCCGAACGTGCGCGATGTGCTGATGAAATCCACCAGCTATGACGTGCACCCCGACAGCTTTCCGGTCGGCAAGGCAATTGGCACGGTGTTCGCCAAGTCGCAACTGGTGATTCGCCATACCGCGCAAGACACCTGGGAGCTGGTGATTCGTCGCAGCTTTTCGGATTACTGGTGGCTGTGGTTGCAGGATGCAGCGGCTGAGTATGGCCTGGCCGTCGAAGCCTGA